A single window of Bombus pascuorum chromosome 1, iyBomPasc1.1, whole genome shotgun sequence DNA harbors:
- the LOC132916057 gene encoding arginine/serine-rich protein PNISR-like has protein sequence MVYASNPRLMNRVLDAVVHLCEGKGSTARDVLDFLRQTSKSAPRNLTMQVHRALKHAVNAGLLRHRSGRYKAVFTLNPAPIKQSVKENNEQRSADGTNIPDTQQTSSRSQSNDEEENREKRRRPRGEKRRRRSDSQKRRKRRSESRKRDEPKYIGEIRKLKYKEKGESVRSPRHKISNSRLEADIGNTSGSPNRKRTKTKRRDPSNYSDLSDCSDYEDRKAKARRRNSTCPESRHDGCGKQYRRSISRHRSPQKQQSQQLNMKYSNDDDNEASKLNANEEGNDEADQEGGKEEEPNNSGSGSTL, from the exons ATGGTGTACGCGTCGAATCCACGACTAATGAATCGCGTACTCGATGCCGTGGTGCATCTATGTGAGGGGAAAGGATCCACCGCTCGAGATGTCCTCGACTTCCTTCGACAAACTTCCAAGAGCGCCCCGAGGAACTTGACGATGCAG GTTCATCGGGCTCTGAAGCACGCGGTGAATGCCGGATTGTTGCGGCATAGAAGTGGTCGTTACAAGGCAGTGTTCACGTTAAATCCAGCTCCGATTAAGCAGTCCGTGAAGGAGAATAACGAACAGAGATCTGCCGATGGGACGAACATACCCGACACACAACAAACGTCTTCGAGAAGTCAATCCAACGACGAAGAGGAAAATAG GGAGAAACGCAGGAGGCCACGCGGCGAGAAAAGACGAAGACGCAGCGATAGTCAGAAAAGACGAAAACGTCGCAGTGAATCCAGGAAACGCGACGAGCCAAAGTACATCGGAGAGATACGAAAGCTGAAGTACaaagaaaagggagaaagTGTTCGGTCACCGCGACACAAGATCTCGAACAGCAGGCTTGAAGCAGATATTGGAAACACGTCGGGTTCACCTAATCGTAAAAGAACCAAGACGAAGCGGAGGGATCCAAGTAACTACAGCGATTTGTCGGACTGTAGCGACTACGAGGATAGAAAGGCCAAAG CGAGGAGGAGAAACTCGACGTGTCCAGAATCCAGACACGACGGATGTGGCAAACAATATAGGAGATCGATATCGCGGCATCGCAGCCCTCAAAAACAACAATCGCAgcaattaaatatgaaatattccaacgacgacgacaacgaagCAAGTAAATTGAATGCCAACGAGGAAGGAAACGACGAAGCAGATCAGGAAGgagggaaagaagaagagcCTAATAACAGCGGAAGTGGTAGCACGTTGTGA